A window of Salvelinus alpinus chromosome 31, SLU_Salpinus.1, whole genome shotgun sequence contains these coding sequences:
- the LOC139561654 gene encoding interleukin-13 receptor subunit alpha-1-like yields MYKCWGVFVLYYFVSFVATRPETELPSPRNVTFSWTNEFCWELSWSLPENVDSQRWRYHVKMSQIGQKDINKTRKETRLEECYPLMGGVRFLIQTQCDHSKRMSQTVVHTIPAPTELVKNFKCFLYSSNAMNCSWLLANQVPEDLQLYYGFKNMSKVSECNEYLYNGNQRTGCHLRVDFHIRIFFQVNGTLNGSSVRNTFEVDPREHVQPIPLELKITEEGSNLNISWISPEIQHPHCWKYIINYTRCKTPESKSLEEKTWIMVNYDPHCQYRVRIKPIFLQVCGMGEGDWTEEEIYGKDGNRDWHLHVAAFFISVMAVIVSILVCFCIRKYKDKILPKVPKPTNLISDMFNNNNEMSVNENLYIPAQEEVDCKITLVQDPLPQQS; encoded by the exons ATGTACAAATGCTGGGGAGTCTTCGTCTTGTACTATTTTGTTTCATTCGTGGCTACACGGCCTGAAACAG AGCTCCCATCACCAAGAAATGTGACTTTCTCTTGGACGAACGAGTTCTGCTGGGAGCTTTCATGGAGTCTACCGGAGAATGTTGATAGTCAGAGATGGAGATACCATGTCAAAATGTCACAGATCGGCCAG AAGGACATAAACAAGACCAGGAAGGAAACCCGGTTAGAGGAGTGTTATCCTCTCATGGGAGGTGTGCGTTTCCTCATACAAACTCAGTGTGATCACAGTAAACGGATGAGTCAAACTGTAGTTCACACCATCCCTGCCCCCACAG AGTTGGTGAAGAACTTCAAATGTTTTCTCTACTCCTCTAATGCCATGAACTGCAGCTGGCTCCTAGCCAATCAGGTCCCAGAAGACCTCCAGCTTTACTACGG GTTTAAAAATATGAGTAAGGTATCAGAATGCAATGAGTACCTGTACAACGGCAATCAGAGGACAGGATGTCATCTGAGAGTAGACTTCCACATACGGATCTTCTTCCAGGTCAATGGGACTCTCAACGGTTCATCGGTACGGAATACCTTCGAGGTGGATCCTCGTGAACATG TGCAGCCCATACCTCTTGAATTGAAGATCACAGAGGAAGGGAGCAATCTCAATATTAGCTGGATTTCCCCAGAAATACAACATCCACACTGTTGGAAGTACATCATCAACTATACCAGATGTAAAACACCTGAG AGTAAGTCCTTAGAAGAGAAGACTTGGATCATGGTGAACTATGACCCTCACTGTCAGTACCGTGTTCGCATTAAACCCATCTTTTTACAAGTGTGTGGTATGGGAGAGGGTGACTGGACTGAGGAGGAAATATATG gtAAAGATGGGAATCGGGATTGGCACCTGCATGTTGCAGCCTTCTTCATTTCAGTCATGGCGGTTATAGTTTCCATCCTGGTTTGTTTCTGTATAAGGAA ATACAAGGACAAGATCCTCCCCAAAGTTCCCAAGCCAACCAACCTCATCAGTGATATGTTCAACAACAACAATGAGATGAGCGTTAATGAGAACCTCTACATCCCAGCACAAGAGGAAGTAGACTGTAAGATCACCCTAGTACAAGACCCTCTTCCTCAGCAGTCGTGA